A genome region from Arachidicoccus soli includes the following:
- a CDS encoding RagB/SusD family nutrient uptake outer membrane protein, with amino-acid sequence MNKKLIILLAVTFLMMGCKDLITPQIENNRQLEQSYNPNDARFPYGLILNGYDRIPTSSWSFDDVATDDAVSNDKSNAYLKVATGQWTSNFNPLDRWTGCFAAIQYMNLMLEQVDKVTWTQDSAVANLFAMRVKGEAYGLRALFYYYLLKAHAGVGENGDVLGVPIILHSQAVGDNFNLPRASFKDCIKQIYSDIDSAEQLLPLDYQDISDNSQIPSKYGSITIEEYNRALGKAMSGLFSGRVAMAIKAKSALLAASPAFSAAGASSWADAANDAAAIIDLNGGVNGLAANGLTWYTNASEIAGLADGQNPPEILWRTNYGESNNLESDNFPPTLNGKGRLDPTQNLVDAFPMSNGYPISNTTSGYSASDPYANRDPRLSTFILFNGGEAGVNNSVINTAVDGSTNDALNKTETSTRTGYYLRKLLRQDVNLSSTSTTTQRHYKPLIRYTEIYLIYAEAANEAWGPLGTGGHSYSAYDVIKAIRQRAGIGLNNGDAYLESIKGDKDAMRTLIRNERRLELCFEGFRFWDLRRWQAPLTETAKGVSITNNNNYSYINVENRVYQNYMQYGPIPYSETLKFNALIQNKGW; translated from the coding sequence ATGAATAAGAAATTAATAATACTCTTGGCGGTTACCTTCCTGATGATGGGTTGCAAGGATTTAATAACCCCACAAATCGAAAATAATCGACAACTTGAACAATCCTATAATCCCAATGACGCTAGGTTCCCATACGGGCTTATTCTTAACGGATATGATAGAATACCCACTAGTTCATGGTCCTTTGATGATGTTGCTACAGATGATGCTGTTAGCAATGATAAAAGTAATGCCTATTTAAAAGTAGCTACCGGGCAATGGACGTCCAATTTTAATCCACTAGATCGTTGGACAGGATGTTTTGCAGCCATACAATACATGAATCTTATGTTGGAACAGGTTGATAAAGTTACTTGGACCCAAGACTCCGCTGTGGCTAACCTTTTTGCAATGAGGGTGAAAGGAGAAGCTTATGGGTTACGTGCTTTATTTTATTATTATCTTCTGAAGGCTCATGCCGGCGTTGGGGAAAACGGGGATGTATTAGGTGTTCCAATTATTTTGCATTCGCAAGCTGTAGGAGATAATTTTAATTTGCCAAGAGCATCTTTCAAGGATTGTATAAAACAGATATACAGTGATATTGATTCAGCTGAACAACTACTTCCTCTAGATTATCAAGATATTTCGGATAATTCACAAATCCCATCAAAGTATGGTTCCATTACTATTGAAGAATACAACCGTGCCTTAGGAAAGGCCATGAGTGGCTTGTTTTCGGGCCGGGTCGCAATGGCTATTAAAGCAAAGTCCGCATTGCTCGCAGCAAGTCCTGCTTTTAGTGCTGCTGGTGCCTCTTCATGGGCTGATGCTGCAAATGATGCTGCAGCAATTATTGACTTAAATGGTGGCGTAAATGGTTTAGCTGCTAATGGCTTGACTTGGTATACAAACGCATCCGAGATAGCTGGTTTAGCAGATGGCCAAAACCCTCCTGAAATATTGTGGCGCACTAATTACGGTGAAAGCAATAATCTAGAGTCAGATAATTTTCCGCCGACATTGAATGGTAAAGGGCGTTTAGACCCAACTCAAAATTTAGTAGATGCTTTTCCAATGAGTAATGGTTATCCTATTTCGAATACAACAAGTGGATATTCTGCATCAGATCCATATGCTAATCGTGATCCGCGTCTTTCTACTTTTATACTTTTTAACGGAGGAGAGGCTGGTGTAAATAATTCTGTAATCAATACGGCTGTCGATGGGAGTACCAATGATGCGTTGAATAAAACGGAAACTTCAACAAGAACAGGCTATTATTTGCGCAAGCTGTTACGTCAAGATGTTAATTTAAGTAGCACTTCTACTACAACGCAGAGACATTATAAGCCTCTTATTAGGTATACAGAGATATACTTAATCTATGCCGAAGCTGCAAATGAAGCATGGGGCCCATTAGGTACAGGTGGCCATTCATACTCTGCTTATGATGTTATTAAAGCAATTAGGCAGAGGGCTGGGATTGGTCTTAATAATGGAGATGCTTATTTAGAGTCAATAAAAGGAGATAAAGATGCAATGAGAACATTGATTAGGAATGAACGTAGACTTGAATTATGTTTTGAAGGTTTTAGGTTCTGGGATCTACGCAGGTGGCAGGCTCCATTGACTGAAACGGCTAAAGGTGTGAGTATTACAAATAATAACAACTATTCTTATATAAATGTAGAGAATAGAGTCTACCAAAATTATATGCAGTACGGTCCTATTCCTTATAGTGAAACATTAAAGTTCAATGCATTAATTCAAAATAAAGGTTGGTAA
- a CDS encoding SusC/RagA family TonB-linked outer membrane protein, producing the protein MRYLRIGIILCLLSISFSNTLWAQSTLSFRLQAKVYDNNMHPIKGAIVQSREHDDVKSITDANGVFSIIVSPSEELSIGANGYVTKYLAASTLLKEIKLNNIDADTVQVSIAFRKEDKKNLFGDVSVVNVKSLLKKNYFTYSLDGMEAFVPGYNGNSNWGMGSYLTLVDNVPRDANNVLPTEIDQISFLKGVGAIALYGSTAAKGVISITTKRGEAYNRRIDIRTNMGTFVPISYPKYLGSAEYMKYYNQARENDSLPDLYDQNTIYNYASGENPYRYPNVDFYSSNYLKNAYNRYDATAEISGGNDKAKYYTNIGFYTVGSLLDFGEAKNERTNRFNFRANVDIKLNEYLTATIDASATFYNGKGVNTDYWNNAAIVRPNRFSPLIPISMIEPNDESSMLYVQNSNYVIDGKYLLGGTQLDQTNPFASIYAGGTNQYISRQFQFNSGINADLRNVLKGLKFKSNIAVDYSTSYNLAYNYSYATYEPTWNDYSGTDLISSLTKYGNDATSGTQNVSNSWYKQTIAFYGLFSYDRTFNEKNNFSGMLLANGYQQSESAVYHRVSNANLGFHAGYNYDHKYYVDFNSAYIHSAKLPVNHREALSPTVSLAWRISNENFLKNASDIINDLKITASAGIVNTDLDISDYYLYQGYYTVAGSWFGWKDGSGFQATESRRGENANMRFPKRKEINIGFDGQFLKRALEVTGNFFVNEIQGNIIQASTLFPNYFTTSYPVSSFIPYINYNTDERIGFDFGLNLKEQIGKLGLNLGVNGTYYNTKAIKRAEIYADDYQYHQGKPLDGIWGLQSLGFFNSQEDINNSPKQSFGQVHPGDIKYKDQNGDGVINTQDEVYLGKGGWYGSPYTFGINLTATWKKFTLFAYGIGRYGAYGVKNNSYFWNYGDSKYSEVVRGSWTEATKNTATYPRLTTNSSDNNFQTSDFWMYKTDRFDIAKVQLSYDLTGLLKRKQVIRELNVYVSGSNLLTISPEKDILNMNIGAAPQTRFYNIGIKALF; encoded by the coding sequence ATGAGATATTTAAGAATAGGAATTATCTTATGTCTGCTTTCAATAAGCTTTTCTAATACTCTTTGGGCACAATCTACGCTTTCCTTTAGGTTGCAAGCAAAGGTATATGATAATAATATGCATCCAATAAAAGGAGCAATTGTTCAAAGCCGTGAGCATGATGATGTGAAATCTATTACCGATGCAAATGGAGTCTTTTCGATAATAGTCTCACCTAGTGAAGAATTAAGTATAGGTGCAAATGGTTATGTGACCAAATACCTAGCCGCTTCTACATTGCTGAAAGAAATAAAGCTCAATAATATTGATGCCGATACAGTTCAAGTTTCGATTGCATTTAGAAAGGAAGACAAGAAAAATTTATTTGGTGATGTTTCTGTAGTGAATGTGAAAAGCCTTTTAAAAAAGAATTATTTCACTTATAGTTTAGATGGAATGGAAGCGTTTGTGCCTGGATACAATGGAAACAGTAATTGGGGGATGGGCAGTTATTTAACTTTAGTCGATAACGTTCCTCGCGATGCGAATAATGTATTGCCAACTGAGATAGATCAAATATCTTTTCTAAAGGGTGTTGGAGCAATAGCTCTTTATGGAAGTACAGCTGCTAAAGGAGTTATCAGTATTACCACAAAAAGAGGAGAGGCTTATAATCGAAGAATTGATATCCGCACTAATATGGGAACCTTTGTGCCGATATCATACCCAAAGTATTTAGGCTCGGCAGAATATATGAAATATTATAATCAGGCCAGAGAAAATGATAGTTTACCTGATTTATATGATCAGAATACAATTTATAATTATGCTTCAGGTGAAAATCCTTATAGGTATCCAAATGTAGATTTCTATTCTTCTAATTATTTAAAAAACGCTTACAATCGTTATGATGCTACTGCAGAAATATCCGGAGGTAATGATAAGGCAAAATATTATACGAATATTGGTTTTTATACGGTTGGGTCTTTATTAGACTTTGGAGAAGCCAAAAATGAAAGAACAAATCGTTTTAATTTTAGAGCGAATGTGGATATTAAATTGAACGAGTATCTTACGGCCACAATTGATGCTTCCGCAACATTTTATAATGGCAAAGGCGTAAATACTGATTATTGGAATAATGCTGCAATCGTTCGTCCTAATAGATTCTCTCCGCTTATTCCTATAAGTATGATTGAACCGAATGATGAATCCTCAATGTTATATGTTCAAAACAGTAATTATGTGATTGATGGGAAGTATCTTCTAGGTGGCACTCAATTAGATCAGACAAATCCTTTTGCATCCATTTATGCAGGAGGTACTAACCAATATATATCAAGACAATTTCAGTTTAATAGTGGGATTAATGCAGATCTGAGAAATGTCTTGAAAGGTTTGAAATTTAAATCAAATATTGCGGTAGATTATTCCACTTCTTATAATTTGGCTTACAATTATAGCTATGCTACTTATGAACCCACTTGGAATGATTATTCAGGTACTGATCTTATAAGCAGCCTTACTAAATATGGTAATGATGCTACCTCCGGTACACAAAACGTAAGCAATAGTTGGTATAAACAAACAATAGCATTTTATGGATTGTTTAGTTATGATAGAACTTTCAACGAGAAAAATAATTTTTCTGGAATGCTCCTGGCCAATGGCTATCAACAATCGGAATCGGCTGTTTACCATCGTGTGAGTAATGCAAATTTAGGTTTTCATGCCGGCTATAATTACGACCATAAATATTATGTAGATTTTAATAGTGCTTATATACATTCAGCCAAATTACCAGTAAATCATCGAGAAGCATTATCTCCAACCGTTTCTTTGGCTTGGCGTATTAGTAACGAGAATTTTTTGAAAAATGCTTCAGATATTATTAACGACTTGAAGATTACAGCATCTGCCGGTATTGTAAATACTGATTTAGATATTTCGGATTATTATTTATATCAAGGATATTACACAGTTGCAGGTTCATGGTTTGGTTGGAAAGATGGAAGTGGTTTTCAAGCTACAGAGTCAAGAAGAGGTGAAAATGCTAATATGAGATTCCCCAAAAGAAAAGAAATAAATATTGGTTTCGATGGTCAGTTTTTGAAAAGAGCATTGGAGGTTACAGGAAATTTCTTTGTGAATGAAATACAAGGAAACATTATTCAAGCTTCTACATTATTCCCTAATTATTTTACAACTTCTTATCCCGTATCCTCTTTTATACCATATATTAATTATAATACAGATGAACGCATTGGGTTTGATTTTGGCCTTAATTTGAAAGAACAGATTGGGAAATTGGGTTTAAATTTAGGGGTTAATGGAACCTATTATAATACTAAGGCTATAAAGCGAGCAGAGATATATGCAGACGATTATCAATATCATCAAGGCAAGCCATTAGATGGAATATGGGGACTGCAGAGTCTAGGTTTCTTTAATAGTCAAGAAGATATAAATAATTCTCCTAAACAATCTTTTGGACAAGTTCATCCTGGTGATATTAAATACAAAGATCAAAACGGAGATGGCGTCATTAATACCCAAGACGAAGTTTACCTTGGCAAAGGTGGTTGGTACGGTTCTCCCTATACGTTTGGGATAAATTTGACAGCAACATGGAAAAAATTCACACTGTTTGCATATGGAATTGGACGATATGGTGCCTATGGCGTAAAAAATAACAGTTACTTCTGGAATTATGGCGATTCAAAATATTCCGAAGTAGTTAGAGGCAGCTGGACAGAGGCAACCAAAAATACAGCTACTTATCCCAGACTAACTACAAATAGTAGCGATAATAATTTTCAAACCTCAGACTTCTGGATGTACAAGACCGATAGATTTGATATAGCAAAAGTGCAACTTTCCTATGACTTGACTGGGCTACTAAAAAGGAAACAGGTAATACGCGAACTGAATGTATATGTAAGCGGATCTAATTTGCTAACTATTTCTCCTGAGAAAGATATTTTAAATATGAATATTGGTGCTGCACCGCAAACAAGATTTTATAACATTGGCATAAAGGCATTATTCTAA
- a CDS encoding RagB/SusD family nutrient uptake outer membrane protein: protein MKLIHKIFRSCILVLALTISLVSCQKYLNKTADSIVQGNDAYKNFTNFQGFTEELYQCIPDFTNAYWTNSWNWGEDEIVSTSNNFHFVNKIDLGNFWGWQSEFDGWQAGWMDRNNSSTNNNRFSKSLWPLAWYGIHKANLGLANLDKLTDATDEERNLIKGQLLFFRGWFHFELMQYFGGLPYIDTLLPSDKQLTLPRLSYNECADKAAADFQEAADLLPINWDNTTAGKNTLGKNQLRINKIMALSYLGKNYLWAGSPLMNQSSTGSATYNTDYCKKAADAFAKVLQLCESGAAPYSLLPFSKYSDNFYTTGQNWLMPGGTEAIFRGPYYGGNSSNWGTSKQYTPAIVGEGTLIFTPTANYVDYYGMANGLPIPDITKADPASGYDPEYPWKGRDPRFYNDIVYDGVKVVQGSTTDEANRYANLYSDGTISGQGSYRNPSTGSRTGYLLKKFIPITCNKYDNGYDYSKSLNIHIPYMRLADVYLMYAEAVAEGYGSPSASVASYGKTAIDAVNVIRDRAGVGHVAAEFQGSLDAFMPELRRERAVELSFEGHRFNDLRRWMLLIKRPYTLKTAVYFDRTGTFNTTDPRQNRVQNLREQIILERNFTTKHYWLPLKNSDVTLYPGFKQNPGW, encoded by the coding sequence ATGAAATTAATACATAAAATATTTCGATCCTGTATACTTGTTTTGGCGCTTACCATTAGTTTAGTTTCTTGTCAGAAATACCTGAATAAAACAGCAGATTCAATCGTGCAAGGCAATGACGCATATAAAAACTTTACCAATTTTCAAGGCTTTACGGAAGAACTATATCAGTGTATTCCCGATTTTACAAATGCCTATTGGACCAATTCTTGGAATTGGGGGGAAGATGAAATTGTTTCTACTTCTAATAATTTTCATTTTGTAAATAAAATTGATTTAGGTAATTTTTGGGGCTGGCAGTCTGAGTTTGATGGTTGGCAGGCTGGTTGGATGGATCGTAACAATTCTTCTACAAACAACAACCGTTTTAGTAAATCCTTATGGCCACTTGCTTGGTACGGAATTCACAAGGCAAATTTGGGACTTGCAAATTTAGATAAACTTACTGATGCTACTGATGAGGAGCGAAACTTAATAAAAGGTCAATTATTATTTTTCAGAGGCTGGTTTCATTTCGAGTTGATGCAATATTTTGGCGGCCTTCCATATATCGATACGCTTCTTCCGAGTGATAAACAATTAACATTACCGAGACTCAGTTACAATGAATGTGCAGATAAAGCCGCAGCTGATTTCCAAGAAGCTGCAGATTTATTGCCGATTAATTGGGATAATACGACTGCCGGCAAAAATACCTTGGGTAAGAATCAATTGCGTATCAATAAAATAATGGCATTATCCTACTTAGGGAAGAATTATCTTTGGGCAGGTAGCCCCTTGATGAACCAATCTTCCACTGGAAGTGCTACCTATAATACCGATTATTGCAAAAAAGCTGCTGATGCTTTTGCAAAGGTCTTACAATTATGTGAGAGCGGTGCTGCACCTTACAGCTTACTCCCTTTTTCTAAATATTCCGATAACTTTTATACGACCGGCCAAAACTGGTTGATGCCTGGGGGCACTGAAGCTATCTTTAGAGGTCCCTATTATGGAGGTAACAGCTCTAATTGGGGAACAAGTAAGCAATACACGCCTGCAATAGTAGGTGAAGGTACCCTCATCTTTACTCCTACAGCAAATTATGTTGACTATTATGGTATGGCCAATGGATTACCTATTCCGGATATTACCAAAGCAGATCCTGCGTCTGGTTATGATCCTGAATATCCATGGAAGGGGAGAGATCCAAGGTTTTATAACGATATTGTTTATGATGGTGTAAAAGTGGTACAAGGTTCTACCACTGATGAAGCTAATAGATATGCAAATTTGTATTCCGATGGTACAATATCTGGACAAGGTAGTTATCGCAACCCCAGTACGGGAAGTCGTACCGGATATCTTTTAAAGAAATTTATTCCCATAACTTGTAATAAATATGATAATGGATATGATTATTCTAAAAGCTTGAATATTCATATACCGTATATGCGATTAGCAGATGTGTATTTAATGTATGCTGAAGCCGTAGCAGAAGGCTATGGATCTCCATCCGCTTCAGTAGCAAGTTATGGCAAAACTGCCATTGATGCGGTGAATGTAATCAGAGATAGAGCGGGAGTAGGGCATGTGGCTGCTGAATTTCAAGGTTCTCTGGATGCGTTTATGCCCGAGCTGCGCAGAGAAAGAGCTGTTGAGCTTTCGTTTGAAGGGCATCGTTTTAACGATTTAAGAAGATGGATGCTCCTTATAAAAAGACCTTATACTTTAAAAACCGCTGTATATTTCGATCGTACAGGCACTTTTAATACTACTGATCCTAGACAAAATAGAGTGCAAAACTTACGTGAACAAATTATTCTTGAACGAAATTTTACGACAAAACATTATTGGTTGCCATTAAAAAATAGTGATGTCACACTTTATCCTGGATTCAAGCAAAATCCTGGGTGGTAA
- a CDS encoding SusC/RagA family TonB-linked outer membrane protein, producing the protein MENKNFMRIGNHRILISSLMTIVTSIVIFSVLLFAPNKAMSQQNHIFVTGTVVNQNGEPIIGATVQELGKKNATFTKSDGTFDLPILNLNTKLLITNVGYDSVIVSTLNKHEYLKIKLTSKSNVLNDVVVVGYGEQKKESVVASITQTTGKVLERAGGVSSIGAALTGNVPGLITISSTGLPGDEDPQIVIRGANSWNNTAPLILVDGVERPMNSVDISAVATVTVLKDASATAVFGSRGANGVILITTKRGQLGKASIKATVNNTMKVPSKLPGEYDSYNTLKIRNQAIEYELNTNPESWNNYLPQAILDKYRNPANVAEAERYPNVNWDNVLFKKSTMSHNANVNISGGTKFVKYFADVAYLNEGDLFKIYNNDRGYKPGFGFNRINVRSNLDFQLTPTTLFTTNLSGSYGVQKTPWNFSQSDYITGATLWLSAYATPPDAFLPRYADGSWGYSLVNPNLTNSALGLAIGGVQQSTTARMTTDFILKQDLKMLLKGLKFSGTISLDNTFMENNRGVNDLYNGVQEKYIDPSTGAVTYQQAYDGVTGFDFQQGINWTTSPGSVGSNYRRLFYQLQLNYATTIAQDHHITAMGLVNRNQYATGSEVPHYREDWVFRTTYNYKSKYTLEYNGAYNGSEQFAANNRFAYFSSGGINWVISKENFMRSLKFIDMLKIRASAGQTGNDNISNLRFLYMDQWAHSGSSLLGMSGEGGQLSPYTWYTETSLGNPNIQWEQSFKTNLGLDFGLLQGMFTGKFDIFSDKRTKIFIAGSNRAVPSYFGAAAPAANLGSVNAKGYEFELHFNKLLSKDFRFYIDFNMSHTQNKVISEDDAELLPQYQKKEGKSVGQAYSYVSSGSYNTWDQLYGSTQYSTNDNSKLPGNYNLIDYNGDGVIDQNDNIPYGFSGSPQNSFNTTIGFNWKGFDVFLQFYGVTNVTRYVGFNSLGGQDIAYQQGSYWSKDNTNGIPMYRWHSTPPSYYRANEFMYDGSYLRLKNAGITYTFGKNWRFIQKARLENIQVYLNGDNLLLWTKMPDDRESNFAGTGLASQGAYPTVKRYNLGFNITF; encoded by the coding sequence ATGGAAAATAAAAACTTTATGCGGATTGGGAATCATAGGATTTTGATTTCGTCTTTAATGACAATCGTCACTTCCATTGTAATATTCTCGGTATTGCTATTTGCTCCTAATAAGGCGATGTCGCAGCAAAATCACATTTTTGTAACCGGAACTGTAGTTAACCAGAATGGTGAACCGATCATCGGTGCAACAGTTCAGGAATTAGGTAAAAAAAATGCAACATTCACTAAAAGTGACGGGACATTTGACTTACCCATTTTGAATTTAAATACAAAACTGTTAATTACAAATGTTGGTTATGACAGCGTAATAGTCTCTACTTTAAATAAACATGAATATCTTAAAATTAAATTAACTTCTAAATCGAATGTATTAAATGATGTGGTGGTGGTGGGTTATGGAGAGCAAAAAAAGGAAAGTGTTGTGGCCTCTATAACACAGACTACTGGTAAAGTCTTGGAGCGAGCGGGTGGGGTTTCTAGTATTGGTGCAGCGCTTACAGGAAATGTGCCGGGGTTGATTACAATATCTAGTACCGGCTTACCTGGAGACGAAGATCCTCAAATTGTTATTCGTGGTGCTAATTCTTGGAATAATACGGCGCCGCTTATTCTTGTTGATGGCGTGGAGCGGCCAATGAACAGTGTGGATATAAGTGCTGTTGCTACAGTAACTGTACTTAAAGATGCCTCTGCTACTGCTGTATTTGGCTCTAGGGGTGCCAATGGCGTTATTCTTATTACAACAAAGAGAGGACAATTAGGCAAAGCTTCTATCAAGGCTACAGTAAATAATACAATGAAAGTCCCTTCTAAACTTCCCGGCGAGTACGATTCTTATAATACGCTTAAAATTAGAAATCAAGCAATAGAATATGAATTAAATACAAATCCTGAGAGTTGGAACAATTACTTGCCGCAAGCCATTTTGGATAAATATCGTAACCCGGCGAATGTAGCGGAAGCAGAGCGCTATCCAAATGTTAACTGGGACAATGTATTATTCAAAAAATCTACGATGTCTCATAATGCGAACGTAAATATTTCCGGAGGAACGAAATTCGTAAAGTATTTCGCAGATGTTGCTTATTTAAATGAAGGAGATCTTTTTAAAATTTATAATAATGATCGCGGTTATAAACCTGGATTTGGATTCAATAGAATTAACGTTCGTAGTAATTTAGATTTTCAGCTTACTCCTACAACTTTATTTACGACAAATTTGAGTGGCTCTTATGGAGTGCAAAAAACGCCTTGGAATTTTTCTCAAAGTGATTATATCACAGGCGCGACGCTCTGGCTCTCAGCCTATGCAACGCCTCCAGATGCCTTTTTGCCACGTTATGCTGATGGCTCTTGGGGCTACAGTCTGGTAAATCCAAATTTAACTAATTCCGCTTTAGGTCTGGCTATAGGAGGTGTACAACAATCAACTACCGCAAGAATGACGACGGATTTTATACTTAAGCAAGATTTGAAAATGTTATTGAAGGGTTTAAAGTTTTCCGGAACTATTTCTCTTGACAATACATTTATGGAAAACAACAGAGGGGTTAATGATTTGTATAATGGTGTTCAAGAAAAATATATCGATCCTTCAACAGGTGCTGTAACTTATCAACAGGCATATGATGGTGTTACCGGATTTGATTTTCAACAAGGCATCAATTGGACTACAAGTCCCGGTTCAGTGGGGTCTAACTATAGAAGGTTGTTTTATCAATTACAATTGAACTATGCTACAACTATAGCGCAAGATCACCATATTACTGCAATGGGGCTTGTCAACAGAAATCAATATGCTACAGGAAGCGAAGTGCCGCATTATCGCGAAGACTGGGTGTTTCGTACCACTTATAATTACAAAAGCAAATACACTTTAGAATATAATGGTGCATACAATGGATCAGAACAATTCGCTGCTAATAACAGATTCGCGTATTTTTCTTCTGGGGGTATCAATTGGGTTATTAGTAAAGAGAATTTTATGCGCTCCCTTAAGTTCATCGATATGCTAAAAATTCGCGCTTCTGCCGGTCAAACAGGTAATGATAATATTAGTAATCTTCGATTTTTGTACATGGATCAATGGGCGCATTCAGGAAGCTCTCTTTTGGGGATGTCTGGTGAAGGTGGACAATTGAGTCCTTATACTTGGTACACTGAAACCTCTTTAGGGAATCCTAATATACAATGGGAACAATCCTTTAAGACCAATTTAGGGCTAGATTTTGGACTTCTTCAGGGGATGTTTACAGGTAAATTTGACATTTTTAGTGATAAAAGAACGAAGATATTCATAGCAGGATCTAATAGAGCTGTCCCTTCTTATTTTGGAGCTGCTGCTCCTGCAGCGAATTTAGGAAGTGTAAACGCAAAAGGCTATGAGTTTGAGTTGCATTTTAATAAATTACTTTCAAAAGATTTCCGTTTTTATATTGATTTTAATATGTCGCATACGCAAAATAAAGTTATTAGTGAAGACGATGCGGAATTATTGCCTCAATACCAAAAAAAGGAAGGTAAATCTGTGGGTCAAGCATACTCTTATGTAAGCTCAGGCAGCTATAACACTTGGGATCAGTTGTATGGAAGCACCCAGTACAGCACGAATGATAATTCAAAATTACCAGGGAACTATAACTTAATTGACTATAATGGTGATGGTGTAATTGATCAGAATGACAATATTCCTTATGGGTTTTCTGGTTCACCTCAAAATAGTTTTAACACAACGATTGGGTTTAACTGGAAAGGCTTTGATGTTTTCTTACAATTTTATGGAGTTACCAATGTTACCAGGTATGTTGGATTTAATAGCTTAGGTGGGCAAGATATTGCTTATCAGCAAGGATCGTATTGGTCAAAAGATAACACAAACGGCATACCGATGTATCGATGGCATTCTACCCCGCCTAGTTATTATCGCGCAAACGAATTCATGTATGATGGCTCTTATTTAAGGTTAAAAAATGCCGGTATCACATACACGTTTGGGAAGAACTGGCGCTTCATCCAAAAGGCGCGTTTAGAAAATATACAGGTTTACTTAAACGGAGATAACTTGTTGTTATGGACTAAAATGCCAGATGATCGTGAATCAAATTTTGCCGGGACGGGTTTAGCCAGCCAAGGAGCTTACCCTACTGTCAAGAGATATAATTTAGGCTTCAATATAACATTTTAA
- a CDS encoding RNA polymerase sigma-70 factor, with the protein MLQAINSKIRDLQIRITLYSEVRAYEELYKLLFIELNRYSYSFTKSNECAEEVVSDVFIKLWKVRMQLREINNLRKYLYTATKNYSLNYILKTSKKQVVELDEIIIDTRASVTNNSPEDIYITNELMNNIKRVIQELPPQCQQIFQLVREDGLKYKEVASILNISPCTVRNQMVIAIRKISCALMLTNDLSFSKS; encoded by the coding sequence ATGTTACAAGCAATTAATAGCAAAATTAGGGATCTGCAAATCAGAATAACATTATATTCAGAGGTTCGAGCATATGAAGAGTTGTATAAATTATTGTTCATAGAACTGAATAGATATTCTTATTCATTTACCAAATCCAACGAATGTGCAGAAGAGGTAGTTTCAGATGTTTTTATAAAACTTTGGAAAGTACGCATGCAATTGAGAGAAATAAATAACCTTAGAAAATATTTATATACTGCCACCAAAAATTACTCGCTCAATTATATTTTAAAAACTTCTAAAAAACAGGTTGTTGAATTAGATGAAATAATTATTGACACAAGAGCATCCGTTACCAATAATAGCCCTGAAGACATTTATATAACCAACGAATTGATGAATAATATCAAGCGTGTGATTCAGGAATTGCCTCCACAATGCCAACAGATATTTCAATTGGTAAGAGAAGATGGATTGAAATATAAAGAAGTCGCCTCAATCTTAAATATTTCCCCTTGTACAGTAAGAAATCAAATGGTAATTGCTATAAGAAAAATTTCTTGCGCTTTAATGTTGACTAATGACCTATCATTTTCCAAATCTTAA